CCGAGCTGCTGCTCGAACACGGAGCGGATGCCGGACTGGAACCGTCCGACCGGTTCTTCGGCGCCTGCGCTTTGGCGGACGAAGCGGGCGCCCGCGCCGTTCTCGCCGAAGATGCGTCGCTTGCTGCCGCCTTATCCGGGGAGGCGCAGGAGATGCTGATCGAATTCGTCGATCTCGGCAAAACGGACTCCGTCCGGCTCCTGCTGGATCTCGGGTTCGGCCGCCATTCGACAAACATCAGGGAAACGGGCAATGCGCTCCATCACGCCGCCTGGTTCGGCCGGCCCGATCTCGTCCGCCTGCTCATCGAACGCGGGTTTTCGCTGACGGACAAGAACGAATACGGCGGCACGCCGCTCGGCAGCGCGATCCACGGCTCGATTCACTATAGGCAGGCCGGCGGAAATCACGCCGCCGTCGCCCTCGCGCTTCTTCAAGCCGGCGCCGAGGTTCCGCCGAAAGCGGACGGGAGCCGCGAGGTATACGAGGTGCTGCGGCGGCACGGGGCGTCGGAATAACCGGACGCCTCCCGCAGACATACGTGCCGAACCGGGTTATCCGTCGTCATGATCGTCTGCGAGACGATCGGAACCAAACCTTCGGGTGCGAGCGTTCCGCGCAGTCGCCTCCGAGCGGGGACAACGAAAAACACGCCCCCCCCCAAACCTCTCCGCTCTTGTCCGGGACTGCGAAACCACAAAAAGATTCCGCTCTTTCCCGGGATTTGCGAGGCCGCAAAAAAATGCCGCTCTTGTCCGAGGCAGCGAGACCGCAAAAAAACGCTCTTGTCCGGGACTGCGAAACCGCAAAAAAATGCCGGCGCCGGTTGAACCGGCGTCGGCATCACGATGCGTTTGGCTTGCATGAATCAGGGTTTAACGCACCTCGGATTTTCTCTGTATCAGACGCCGGCAGCGGCAGCGGCTTCCTCCAGCCGGACCGGGCGTTTCTCCCGCAGCGAGATGCCCGCCGCGTACGCGATCAGCTCGGCCTGGAAGCCGTCGTTCGCATCGACCGGCACGGGCGTGCCGTCAGTCACCGCACGCACGAACGCTTCGAGCTCCCGCACGTACGCTTCCTTATAACGCTCCAGGAAGAAATAAAGCGGCTGGTCGCGGCGCGCCCCGTCCTGCGTGACAATCTCCGCCGTGCTGGGCGTATCGTTCCGGATCGAAATCGTCCCTTCGGAGCCGAACGCCTCGACGCGCTGGTCGTAATAATGGGCCTGCCGGCTGTTGATCACGACGCCGAGCGCGCCGCTCCTGAATTTCAGCGTCGTAATCGCCGTGTCGATATCGCCGCATTCGGCGAACACGGGATCGACCAGAACCGTCCCCTGGACGTAAACCTCCTCGACTTCGCTTCCGGTCATAAACCGGGCCAGGTCGAAATCGTGAATCGCCATGTCCGCGAACAGGCCGCCGGAGCTCTTGATGTAGGCGGCCGGCGGCGGCGCCGGATCGCGCGAGGTGATTTTCAGCATATGCAGGGACCCCGCCCGTCCTTCCCCGAGCAGCTCGCGGATCCGGCTCATATTGTGGTCGAACCGGCGGTTGAAGCCGAGCTGAAATTTGACCCCGGTATCCAGCAGCAGGCGGCGGATGCGTGCCGTCTCGGCAACGCTCAGGCTGACCGGCTTCTCGCAGAAAATCGGCTTCCTCGCGCGCACGGCTTCCTCGATGATTTCGACATGGGTATCCGTCGGCGAACAGATCAGGACGGCTTCGACGGCCGGATCGGCGAGCAGCTCCCTGTAATCCGCCGTTACCCTGCCGTACCCGCCGGCTTCCGCCCACTCACGGGTCTGTTCGACGAACGGGTCGGAGATCGCCGCGATTTCCGCGCCGCCAAGCCGCTTCAGGTTCTCGGCGTGAAGCCTGCCGATCCGCCCGGCGCCGATGATGCCCACTCCCAGTTTGTGCATGTCCGTTTACGCTCCTCTTCCATACGTTCGTATAAGACTTTGATTAATAACGGGCAACGACCATTTTTTTGCGGGTATAAAATTCGACGCCGTCCTTGCCGTTCACGTGCAGATCGCCGTAAAACGATTTTTTATAGCCCGAGAACGGGAAGAAGGCCATCGGCGCGGGAACGCCGACATTAATGCCGAGCATGCCGGCGTCGATCGTATCGCGGAACTCGCGGACCGCCGCGTTGCTCGTCGTATACAGGCACGCGCCGTTGGCGAATTCCGAGCGGTTGGCGATTCCGATCGCGTCCGCCAGGCTGTCCGCCCGCACGATCTGCAGCACCGGAGCGAAAATTTCGTCGTTCCAGATCGTCATGCCCGGCTTCGCGCGATCGAAAATCGTCGGCCCGAGAAAGCTGCCCGCGCCGGAAGCCGCTGCCGCGGCGCGCCCGTCGAGCACAAGCTCCGCCCCTTCGGCAACTCCTTTCTCGATATAACGAATCGTCCGCTCTTTGTGCGATTCGCGAATAACCGGCCCGAGGAAATTGTCCTTCACGCTGCCGTCGCCGATCGTCAGCTCGCCGGCCGCCGCCGCAAGCCGCTTCACCAGCTCGTCGCCGACCCCGCCTACGGCCACGACGACCGATGCGGCCATGCACCGCTCGCCGGCGGAGCCGAACGCGGCATTGACGATTTCCTTTACCGTCAGATTCAGATCCGCGTCCGGCAGGACGATCGAATGGTTTTTGGCGCCGCCGAGCGCCTGCACCCTTTTG
This genomic window from Paenibacillus humicola contains:
- the iolG gene encoding inositol 2-dehydrogenase, producing MHKLGVGIIGAGRIGRLHAENLKRLGGAEIAAISDPFVEQTREWAEAGGYGRVTADYRELLADPAVEAVLICSPTDTHVEIIEEAVRARKPIFCEKPVSLSVAETARIRRLLLDTGVKFQLGFNRRFDHNMSRIRELLGEGRAGSLHMLKITSRDPAPPPAAYIKSSGGLFADMAIHDFDLARFMTGSEVEEVYVQGTVLVDPVFAECGDIDTAITTLKFRSGALGVVINSRQAHYYDQRVEAFGSEGTISIRNDTPSTAEIVTQDGARRDQPLYFFLERYKEAYVRELEAFVRAVTDGTPVPVDANDGFQAELIAYAAGISLREKRPVRLEEAAAAAGV